The Oryza glaberrima chromosome 9, OglaRS2, whole genome shotgun sequence genome includes a window with the following:
- the LOC127784963 gene encoding uncharacterized protein LOC127784963 gives MSHMKTFALGIVVLATLVLASESRISRKDLSIDLGGGGGIGIGTGISIGIGGGAGGSGSGSGSGSGSFSGSGSSLGSGSASGSGSRSSAGSSAGSSAGSSAGSGAGSYAGSGAGSGSGYNQGQGTGEGEGEGQGQGYGSGHGAGTRSGYGEGHGEGNGFGSGYGEGHGEGYGEGNGSGSGYGEGHGEGHGQGNAPGSGYGDGHGEGHGYGQGSGYGEGHGSGHGQGSGSGYGEGYGKGSGNGYGNGSGSGYGEGHGYGSGSGHGK, from the coding sequence ATGTCTCATATGAAGACTTTTGCTCTTGGCATTGTTGTGCTTGCTACACTAGTTCTTGCATCTGAGAGTCGAATTTCTCGTAAAGACTTAAGCATCGAccttggtggcggtggtggtatTGGAATTGGTACCGGAATTAGTATAGGCATAGGTGGTGGCGCCGGTGGCTCCGGCTCTGGGTCTGGTTCAGGGTCAGGTTCTTTCTCAGGCTCAGGCTCGAGTTTAGGCTCAGGCTCTGCTTCTGGGTCTGGCTCAAGGTCGAGTGCTGGTTCAAGCGCAGGGTCATCAGCTGGATCTAGCGCTGGTTCTGGAGCAGGCTCATATGCTGGCTCTGGTGCTGGTTCGGGATCTGGTTATAATCAAGGTCAAGGAACAGGTGAAGGTGAAGGTGAAGGTCAAGGTCAAGGTTATGGCTCTGGCCATGGAGCAGGCACAAGGTCAGGGTATGGCGAGGGACATGGTGAAGGAAATGGCTTTGGCTCAGGATATGGTGAGGGGCATGGCGAAGGCTACGGTGAAGGAAATGGCTCTGGCTCAGGATATGGTGAGGGGCATGGTGAAGGCCATGGTCAAGGGAATGCCCCTGGCTCAGGATATGGCGACGGGCATGGTGAGGGCCACGGTTATGGTCAAGGATCTGGTTATGGTGAAGGCCATGGCTCAGGACATGGCCAAGGATCAGGGTCAGGCTATGGCGAAGGATATGGTAAAGGTTCAGGCAATGGATATGGAAATGGTTCAGGCTCAGGCTATGGTGAGGGCCATGGCTATGGCTCTGGTTCTGGCCATGGGaaataa
- the LOC127783776 gene encoding uncharacterized protein LOC127783776, giving the protein MSTFLDSTLEAALDPTLDPALEPANDPALQPELEPVEDDVLELAEDPALEPLPNLDPEPEVEAELEAELELELLVPPIPTPAPSPIPRPPELDPEPEAETDPEADPKPRLDPEPDTDVEPDLELEPEPPPPRPMPIPTPSPRPRPPDPEPKPDPEPDPELEPEPDPEPEPEPPTPKPIPTPIPSPPPRLIPRSFLAKRLSPTGASDAATATKTTKAMDFVQTIVLYCLRHATATILRASNGDEMMQVFDRPHGNLYIDRDQCKIELAMWLVKVSQSGVVELCLRVCS; this is encoded by the exons ATGAGCACTT TTCTAGACTCAACTCTAGAGGCTGCACTTGATCCTACTCTAGACCCCGCACTAGAGCCTGCAAATGACCCAGCATTACAACCTGAACTAGAGCCTGTAGAGGATGATGTACTTGAACTAGCTGAAGATCCAGCGCTTGAACCACTTCCCAATCTTGATCCAGAGCCAGAAGTTGAAGCCGAGCTTGAAGCCGAACTTGAGCTAGAGCTACTAGTACCGCCAATACCAACTCCAGCTCCAAGCCCAATCCCAAGGCCGCCTGAGCTTGACCCTGAACCAGAAGCTGAAACTGATCCAGAAGCTGATCCTAAGCCTAGACTTGATCCGGAGCCAGACACAGATGTTGAACCGGACCTTGAACTTGAGCCAGAACCACCGCCACCTAGACCAATGCCAATTCCAACTCCAAGTCCAAGGCCAAGGCCTCCTGATCCTGAGCCTAAACCAGACCCCGAACCTGACCCTGAGCTAGAACCTGAGCCAGATCCCGAACCTGAACCTGAGCCACCTACTCCTAAACCTATACCAACTCCAATCCCAAGTCCACCCCCAAGGTTAATACCAAGGTCCTTCCTTGCAAAGCGGCTCTCCCCCACCGGAGCAAGTGATGCAGCAACGGCAACCAAAACTACAAAAGCAATGGACTTCGTGCAAACCATTGTACTATATTGTTTGCGACACGCAACAGCTACTATACTTCGTGCTAGTAATGGAGATGAGATGATGCAGGTGTTTGATAGACCTCATGGGAATTTATACATAGACAGAGATCAGTGCAAGATTGAGCTAGCGATGTGGCTGGTAAAGGTTTCACAGAGTGGTGTAGTTGAGTTGTGCTTGCGTGTTTGCTCTTGA
- the LOC127783777 gene encoding cell wall protein IFF6-like has product MAGGKGGAVAALVVVALLCVMSGGCVESRRVARMGLDIGLGSGQGIGLGIGLGLGVRAGTRGVSASGSGSGSGSVAGAGSTSGSRSWSVSIGGASSSAGSSAGSYTGSGGSGAGSSAGSRAGSGSGQGYGYGGGSGSGSGSGYGEGGGYGRGSGNGSGLGFGEGYGYGSGSSGNP; this is encoded by the coding sequence ATGGCGGGCGGCAAGGGCGGCGCGGTTGCTGCTCTAGTGGTGGTGGCGCTCCTGTGCGTGATGTCCGGTGGCTGCGTGGAGAGCCGCCGTGTGGCGAGGATGGGCCTCGACATCGGCTTGGGTAGCGGGCAGGGTATTGGGCTAGGGATTGGACTTGGGCTTGGGGTCAGAGCGGGTACGAGAGGTGTCTCTGCTTCTGGGTCTGGGTCTGGTTCCGGCTCGGTGGCTGGGGCTGGGTCTACCTCCGGGTCAAGATCTTGGTCGGTCTCGATTGGAGGGGCTAGTTCTTCTGCTGGGTCGAGTGCCGGATCGTATACCGGGTCAGGTGGATCGGGAGCAGGGTCCTCGGCCGGGTCTAGAGCTGGGTCGGGTAGCGGACAAGGGTATGGCTATGGTGGTGGTAGTGGGTCGGGTTCAGGATCTGGGTATGGTGAGGGTGGAGGATACGGGCGTGGGTCAGGTAATGGATCAGGTTTAGGATTTGGAGAAGGGTATGGTTATGGATCTGGTTCTAGTGGAAATCCTTGA
- the LOC127783778 gene encoding uncharacterized protein LOC127783778, whose amino-acid sequence MPNPDPPLDPAEDPAEDPVLDPPDPAEEPALDPADELAPPTETEPDLDPEADPTPAAEPDPEPDPDTDTPPGPNPTPTPTPTPIPTPPPPPPPPPPNPILRSSLLATGRPSTSPPEDMHMKATINSSNRAAARLQALLLAILTRGAAAKSITQVERDAIDIRPWESTFAPNVLTSCGSGHTAA is encoded by the exons ATGCCTAACCCTGATCCGCCACTAGATCCAGCCGAAGATCCAGCAGAGGATCCCGTCCTTGATCCACCTGACCCAGCGGAGGAACCTGCACTAGACCCAGCAGACGAACTAGCCCCTCCTACAGAGACCGAGCCAGACCTCGATCCAGAAGCGGACCCAACCCCAGCCGCCGAGCCAGACCCTGAACCAGACCCAGACACAGACACGCCACCGGGTCCCAACCCGACTCCGACCCCAACACCTACCCCGATcccaacaccgccgccgccaccgccaccaccaccacccaaccCAATACTGAGGtcctccctcctcgccaccggccGGCCATCCACGAGTCCACCGGAGGACATGCACATGAAGGCCACCATCAACAGCAGCAACAGAGCAGCTGCCAGATTGCAGGCCTTGCTTCTCGCCATCCTCACAA GAGGAGCAGCTGCAAAGAGCATAACGCAAGTGGAACGTGACGCGATCGATATCCGGCCATGGGAGTCAACCTTTGCGCCGAACGTACTGACGTCGTGTGGCTCCGGCCATACTGCCGCCTAG
- the LOC127785404 gene encoding tetraspanin-8, whose protein sequence is MAFRLSNSLLGILNAVTFLLSVPVLGGGIWLATRADGTECERYLSAPVIAFGVFLLLVSLAGLVGACCRVNCLLWFYLVAMFVLIVVLFCFTVFAFVVTNKGAGEAVSGRGYKEYRLGDYSNWLQKRMENSKNWNRIRSCLQDSKVCKKLQDKNWDQTQFFKADLSPLESGCCKPPTSCNFAYIGGTNWTTTPASTTTPFSDPDCKTWSNDGTQLCYNCQSCKAGTVATLKRDWKRVAVVCIVFLVFIVIVYSLGCCAFRNNRRDNRGAYRGAAWKGGYA, encoded by the exons atggcgttcCGGCTGAGCAACAGCCTGCTCGGGATCCTGAACGCGGTGACGTTCCTCCTGTCGGTGCCCGTGCTGGGCGGCGGCATCTGGCTGGCGACGCGCGCCGACGGCACGGAGTGCGAGCGCTACTTATCGGCGCCGGTGATCGCGTTCGGGgtgttcctcctcctcgtctccctGGCGGGGCTCGTCGGCGCCTGCTGCCGCGTCAACTGCCTCCTCTGGTTCTACCTCGTCGCCATGTTCgtcctcatcgtcgtcctcttctGCTTCACCGTCTTCGCCTTCGTCGTCACCAACaagggcgccggcgaggccgtctCCGGCAGAGGGTACAAGGAGTACAGGCTCGGCGACTACTCCAACTGGCTGCAGAAGCGGATGGAGAACAGCAAGAACTGGAACAGGATCAGGAGCTGCCTCCAGGACTCCAAGGTCTGCAAGAAACTGCAGGACAAGAACTGGGATCAGACCCAGTTCTTCAAAGCCGATCTCTCCCCTCTCGAG TCCGGATGCTGCAAGCCGCCCACCAGCTGCAACTTCGCCTACATCGGCGGCACGAactggacgacgacgccggcgtccACGACGACCCCGTTCTCGGACCCGGACTGCAAAACGTGGAGCAACGACGGCACGCAGCTCTGCTACAACTGCCAGTCGTGCAAGGCCGGCACGGTGGCGACCCTGAAGCGGGACTGGaagcgcgtcgccgtcgtctgcATCGTCTTCCTCGTCTTCATCGTCATCGTCTACTCCCTCGGCTGCTGCGCGTTCAGGAACAACCGGAGGGACAACCGCGGCGCCTACCGCGGTGCCGCGTGGAAGGGCGGATACGCCTGA
- the LOC127784889 gene encoding WAT1-related protein At4g28040-like, which produces MAGGGGGWWVERYGPCVGMVMVQWFYAAVDMALKAAYGMGMRPIVFVAYRQGIAAATLLLASLAARGWDLRRHIAVGAPAFALLFAASLASATGQYFYFLGLQLASPSMARATTNLAPGITFAIAAVIGLEKVDLRSSRSLAKIAGTVVCLAGAMAMAFFKGPKLLGAVLVAATADDDWVKGGIYLIGNAFCVSIWYILQVPVCRSYLDPLSLATWMCFLATLQCAVMAFFLESNYLEIWKLASIWELPCILYGGVFASGANFFLQSWCISVKGPLYSAIFTPLSAVITTILSTIFLHEELHIGSILGAIAIIIGLYVVLWGKADDAKSEGLTILSNDSKRITEPECTGVKVECGTNLSVPLLSGNANANT; this is translated from the exons atggcgggcggcggcggagggtggtgGGTGGAGCGGTACGGGCCGTGCGTGGGGATGGTGATGGTGCAGTGGTTCTACGCGGCGGTGGACATGGCGCTCAAGGCGGCGTACGGGATGGGGATGCGCCCCATCGTCTTCGTCGCCTACCGCCAGgggatcgccgccgccacgctcctcctcgcctcgctcGCCGCCAGGGGGTGGGACCTCCGCCGCCACATAGCCGTCGGCGCCCCGGCGTTCGccctcctcttcgccgcctccctcgccag CGCGACGGGGCAGTACTTCTACTTCCTGGGGCTGCAGCTCGCGTCGCCGTCCATGGCCAGGGCCACCACCAACCTCGCCCCCGGCATCAccttcgccatcgccgccgtaaTCGG GTTGGAGAAGGTGGATTTGAGGAGTTCGAGGAGCTTGGCCAAGATCGCCGGCACCGTCGTCTGCCTCGCCGGAGCGATGGCCATGGCGTTCTTCAAGGGGCCTAAGCTACTCGGTGCGGTTCTCGTCGCAGCGACTGCCGATGATGACTGGGTGAAAGGAGGCATCTATCTCATCGGAAATGCTTTCTGCGTCTCCATTTGGTACATCTTGCAG GTGCCGGTTTGCAGATCGTACCTTGATCCACTGTCTCTGGCAACATGGATGTGCTTCTTAGCGACCTTGCAATGCGCCGTGATGGCATTCTTCCTAGAATCAAACTACTTAGAGATTTGGAAACTCGCTTCGATTTGGGAGCTCCCCTGCATTTTATATGGA GGTGTTTTTGCCTCTGGCGCAAACTTCTTTCTCCAATCCTGGTGCATATCAGTGAAAGGCCCCCTTTATAGCGCAATCTTTACACCACTGAGTGCTGTGATTACAACAATATTATCTACCATCTTCCTTCATGAGGAACTTCATATAGGAAG CATATTAGGTGCAATTGCAATCATCATTGGGTTGTACGTTGTGCTATGGGGCAAAGCAGATGATGCAAAGAGTGAGGGGCTGACCATCCTGTCAAATGATTCCAAAAGGATAACTGAACCTGAATGTACAGGCGTCAAAGTTGAATGTGGAACCAATCTTTCAGTACCACTGTTATCTGGTAATGCAAATGCTAATACTTAG
- the LOC127783780 gene encoding WAT1-related protein At4g30420-like — MATGNSPSEVTPPDPPLWRRISSTPAPVKCNEATSFTITASVRRYLVNSSNKQERVNIRERGTIAKISGTIICVGGAMAMAFFKGPKLLNYTLGDLNMASSKWVLGALCLVASSSCWSLWLISQVPMCKSYADPLSLSAWTCFFSALQSAALAVFLDPDLDAWKIHSLFELSGYFFAVSSETPCI; from the exons atggcaacggggaATTCCCCATCGGAGGTTACACCACCAGACCCGCCTCTGtggaggagaatttcctccaCCCCTGCCCCCGTGAAATGCAATGAGGCAACATCTTTCACCATCACCGCCTCCGTGCGG AGGTACCTAGTTAATTCATCAAACAAGCAGGAGAGAGTTAACATCAGAGAGCGGGGCACCATCGCCAAGATATCTGGCACCATCATCTGTGTGGGAGGAGCCATGGCCATGGCGTTCTTCAAAGGCCCAAAGCTGTTGAACTACACGCTCGGTGACCTGAACATGGCGAGCAGCAAGTGGGTGCTAGGCGCGCTCTGCCTCGTCGCCAGCAGCTCATGCTGGTCACTCTGGCTCATATCTCAG GTGCCAATGTGCAAATCGTATGCGGATCCTCTGTCTCTCTCGGCATGGACATGCTTCTTCTCGGCCCTGCAATCCGCGGCGCTCGCCGTCTTCCTGGACCCGGACCTGGACGCCTGGAAGATCCACTCGCTCTTCGAACTCTCCGGCTACTTCTTCGCCGTGAGTTCAGAAACACCGTGCATTTGA